DNA from Coriobacteriia bacterium:
GAAGCCACCGAAATTCATCATGAACATGCTGTCCAAGCTTCGCCGCAAAGCGATGAAGGATGCATCCGAAGATGAATCTTCGCTGGTTACGCCGGTGAGTTTCGGCCTCATGACCGGCCTCATGCCGTGCGGTCCGTTGATTGCGGCGCAGGTAGCGGCGGCGGGCTCCGGCAGCACGATCAGCGGCGGTTTGGCAATGCTCGGCTTCGGCTTGGGTACCGTGCCGGTGATGCTCGCGTACGGCGCGTTCGCGAGCGTGTTGGGCGTCAAATTCAAGAAGTACATGGCAGTCGGTGGAGCAATCGTGATTATCCTTCTCGGAGGTGTCATGATGAATCGCGGCGCCACCGCGTTGGGCTTACCGGTCAACTTCAACGTCGTGAAAACTGCCGTCGTCGGTAAAAGTGCCGTCTCGATTGACGAGTCGAAATTCAAGAAGGGCGCCGACGGTGTCATCGAAGTGCCCATGGTCGTCGAAGGTCAACAATACAAACCGTCCACGCTCGTAATTCCGGCCGATAAACCGGTTCGCCTCATCGTGAACCGCAAAGACGCGAATGCTTGTTCTAAAGAACTGCTGTTCCCGAAACTCGGAATACGCGTTTCACTGAAGGACAACGGGGTGACCGTCATCAATTTGCCCGCGACAGCCGCCGGCGATTATCAGATGTCGTGTCAGATGGGTATGATTACCGGCACGCTTCAAGTCGGGGCGGCGGGAGCCACGAAACGACCGGTGCTCGTTTATGTCATCGGAGTAGTATTCCTCCTGCTCGTCATTGTAATCGTCTTGAATCTCCGTGCGAAGACTTCAGGCGATGTCCCTTCTTCGGGCAAGAAGTCTTCTTCGGGCAAAAGGTCTCCGTCGGGTAAGAAGTCTTCTTCGGGCAAGAAGTCTCCGTCCGCCAAGGAGAAAGACATCGTAATCTTCGGGTTTGATAGACTTGAATTGGTTTTTGTTCTCGCAGCACTTGTATTATCGGTCGCACTTGGTCTGGCCGTCGGCGGATTCTTCGGCTAGAACTCTCAGAGATAAGGAAGCAATTATGAACAACGTAACGCTTAACGTGGGCGGAATGCACTGCAGTTCCTGCTCGATGCTCGTGACGATGAACCTCGAAGATCTCGACGGCGTACAATCGGTCGATTGCAATCACGCGACCGGAGTGACACAGGTCGCCTTCGACAACGACAAAACGAACGTGGACGCAATCATCAAAACCATAACCGAGTCCGGCTATACGGCCGAACTCGCTCAATAAAGGAGAAACTTCTCATGCTTGAACAAGAAACCAAACATTCAACGGGACTGAACGTCGAGAGGGCGCTTCTCGTGGTTGCCCTCATGGCGGCGCTTTTCATGGGTGCGTATCACTTTGCCTTTGTAAGGAACCAAAACTCATTCGGTTCCACTTCGACGGCCGTGGCATCCACGCAGTCAGCCTCATCGACCGGTGGTCCGATCGATGGCTCGACCGATGGCTCGATTGGTGGTCAGACCGGTGGTTCGATCGATGGCTCGACCGATGGCTGCTGCGGTAGCGGTGACGGTGGCGCGTCGGTAAAGGGTTCGACCAAGGTCGCGAACGGTGTGCAGACGATAAATGTCGACACTTCGCAGGGGGTTTTCAATCCGAACGTCATCAAAGTGAAGGCCGGCGTTCCCGTGGTAATCAATTTCTCAAAGTCGGACGGCGGGTGCCTCTCGGGTGTCTACATGCCTGATTTCAACGTCAACGAAGATCTCACCTCCGGAGGAAAAACCGTGAAGTTGCCTGCAATGAAAAAAGGCACCTACACGTTCTACTGCCAGATGAGAATGGTCTCTGCACAAATCGTAGCCGAGTAACAGGCAAGCGGTGCGGGTGTTGTCGCAGCGTCGGCAACACCCGACTGAAATCCTAGGAGGATTTGAATGACTGACAAAAAACTACACGCGAGCTTCGGCGTGACCGGGATGACGTGTGCTTCGTGCGCGGCCGTCATCGAGAAGGTCGTCGGCAAGCTCGATGGAATACAGAACGCAAATGTAAATCTAGCGACGGAGAAGATGTCGGTTGATTTCGACCGATCGGCAATCGATGAGACCGCCATTGCAGCTGCGGTGAAAAAAGCCGGCTACGGGGCTCTCTTGCTTTCCGATGCCAGCTCAACGCTCGGCGCTTCAGAAGCGGGAGCGGCTTCCGCTGCAAATAATGAGGAGGCGGGAGCGACTGCCGTCACGCTCGGTTTGATGGGGATGACCTGCGCTTCGTGCTCGGCGGTCATCGAGAAAGTCCTCGGTCGGGTGTCGGGTGTCGTTTCGGCGCCGGTCAACCTCGCCTCCGAAACGGTGACGGTGACTTTCGACCCTCGTGTCGTAAGTATCGACGCGCTCATCAAGACGGTGAAAAAAGCCGGCTACGACGCAGTGGTCAAAGTCGAGACCGGAAGCAGATCGGCCGATGCGCCCGAGGATGCTCAGCGAATCGCTCAGCGTAAATATGCCGAGCATCAACAAAATCTGCTTGTTTTCGCGCTCTTCTTCGCCGTACCGGCATTTCTGGTTTCGATGGTGCCGCCCTTCATGACGGCCATCCCGACTGGTGCAGCCGAACTTCTCGCCCGTATATTCGGCGGGAGTTGGAGTCCGGCCATGGTTCAGAAATATATCGCTCTCGCGTTATCCACGCCGGTCCAGTTCTACGTCGGCGCACAGTTTTACAAAGGCTTTTGGCATGCGCTCAAGCGGCGTACGGGCAACATGGATACTCTTGTCGCCATCGGAACTTCGGCCGCTTATTTCTACAGCGTGGCTGCGACCTTCGTGCCGTCTTTGAAAACGGAGCCGGTGTTTTATGAAACGGCGGCGCTTCTGTTGACGTTCGTCATCTTGGGCAAACTTCTCGAGGCGCGCGCCAAGGGCAAGACCGGCGACGCCATCAAAAAGCTCATGGGTCTGGCGGCTAAAACGGCGCGCGTCGTGCGTGGGGGAGAAGAAATAGACATTCCGGTCGAGCAGGTCGTCGCCGGCGATGTCGTCGTTGTTCGCCCTGGAGAAAAAGTACCGGTCGACGGAGTCATCACACAGGGCTTGAGCTCGGTTGACGAGTCCATGCTCACCGGAGAATCGATTCCGGTCGAAAAAAGCGTCGGCGATGCCGTCATCGGCTCGACGCTCAACAAACTCGGCAGTTTTCAGTTTCGTGCAACCAAAGTCGGTGCCGATACCGCTTTGGCGCAGATTATCAAACTGGTCGAAGACGCCCAAGGTTCCAAGGCTCCCGTACAGCGGTTCGCCGACAGGATCTCTGCCATCTTCGTTCCCGTGGTCGTCGGCATCTCACTGCTGACCTTCCTGGTTTGGCTCTTCGTGGTCCCGAACTTCGTCGATGCTTCGTACTATGCGAGCGTGACGCCGTTTGTGAAAGCCCTGTTGGCTGCGGTGTCGGTGATCGTCGTCGCCTGTCCTTGTGCCCTCGGTCTCGCCACACCGACCGCTATTATGGTCGGCACCGGCAAAGGAGCCGAGAACGGTATCCTCATCAAGAGTGGAGAGGCCCTCGAAACCGCCTACAAAATCAAGGCGATCGTGTTCGACAAAACAGGCACGCTCACTTACGGCAAACCCGTGGTGACCGAGGCTGAGTCCTTCGGCGATTTCGATCGAAGCCTTTTCTTCCGTCTGGCGGCTGCGCTCGAAAAATCGAGCGAGCACCCACTGGCTGAGGCAATCGTGAATCACGCCAAAGAGCTGGAACTCGAGCTGCCGAGCGTCGAGAACTTCGCAGCGGTTCCCGGGCATGGGGTTCATGGCGTGGTCGACGGACACCGTGTCGCTCTCGGAAATCGAAAGCTCATGGCAGAGGAGGGGATTGATGTCGGTGGCTTTGCCACACGCATCGAACTTCTCGAAGGTGAGGGCAAGACCGTCATGCTCACGGCAATCGACGGTGTGGCTGCAGGTTTGATAGCCGTCGCCGATACGTTGAAAGACAATTCAAAAGAAGCTGTAGCTCAGCTGACTAAAATGGGCGTGCAGGTCTATATGATCACCGGCGACAACCGTCGTACGGCCGAGGCGATCGCGGCGCAAGCCGGTATTGCCTCCGATCACGTGTTGGCCGAGGTGCTTCCCGAGTATAAGGCGCGAGAAGTCTCGAAACTGCAGGAAAAAGGACTTGTGACTGCCATGGTCGGCGACGGCATCAACGACACGCCGGCGCTCGCTCAGGCGGATGTGGGAATCGCCATGGGCGCCGGAACGGATGTGGCGATGGAGACCGGTGGTATCGTGCTCATCAAAAACGATTTGCGCGATGTGGTGACCGCCATCGAACTTTCGAAACGCACCATGCGAAAGATCCACCAGAACTTTTTCTGGGCTCTCGGTTATAACACGCTCGGTATTCCGATTGCGGCGTTGGGTCTTTTGCGCCCCGAGCTTGCCGGTGCCGCGATGGCGCTTTCAAGCGTGAGCGTCGTCACGAGCTCGCTGTTGCTCCGACGGTTCAAGCCGACACTGAGAAAAGTCGCTTAAGCGATTTTTTAGAAAGGAAAGATATATATGAAAAAGCGAACGATTGCGCTTTCTGTGTTGGCGGCCGTGCTTCTGCTGACCGCGACGACCTACTCCTTCGCCAATGCTCCCGCAAAAGGGACCATGGGCGTGTGGGGCTATGTGGTCGATGGTAAGAATGCGAGTCTCAGTGTTTCTGATCAGCCGGGAGTAGATACTCTCGTGGTGAGCCGCGTCACCGCTCCGCAAGCCGCATGGCTTGTCGTGCACGCCGATGATAACGGTATGCCCGGCAGGCGTGTCGGCCTGGCGCATATCGACAAAGGTGAGAGTACCGATGTCGCCGTCAAGCTGACGGGCGTGAAAACGCAAAAGGTCATCGTGGCCGTCCATGCCGACAAGGGGACACCCGGTAAATTCGAATTCGATATGAACAATAAGGAGAAGAGCGCCGACAGGACGTTCTTCGTGAACCGCAAAGAACTTGCGAAAATCGTGACGGTCCGCTAGTCCGGACCTGAATGGATAGGGAAGGATCGATACCCTGTCGAAGAAGAAAAGGAATCTGGCCAAGCAAGTTCAGCGGTCGAGGTGAAATATATCGGTCGGAGCTATCGGAATTCCATCCGTTTTCTGTTGAAGAAAACGAGGTAGATGATCTCGAGAATCCCGACCGTGTTCACCATGAGCAACACGATGAACCATGCCGGCTGCTTGTTTCGGGCGGAACGCCAGAGGGCCAGGCCCTTCCAGACGACCGTCCAAATCAGTAGGATATATAGTAGCGGGTTGTTCGGGTTAAAGAACTGCGTGATACTGTTCATAATCGACGCTTCCTGTGAGCGGGTATCTTTCCGCCTAAATGGTAGGTCTTCGGGATGCTGTTGGCAAGCGATTAGTTTGTCGCTCTTGGCATAATTGCGAGGAGAACGATTATCGCGATGACCGCGACCGCGACATATCGTGCGAGTTTCTTGTTTTCCGCTGAACCGGGGTCGATTTTTGCTCCACAACTCCAGCAGGTTCGGGCGTTCTGGGATATCTGAGAACCGCATTTCTTACAGCGGTGTCGAATTTTCTTTATCTTGATATATATCTCGGAGTTTATCGAAGCGTGATTCAGGTTTTCAGGTGTTCCATTCATCGTGCGATCCCCCTTAGGATACAAGGAAGATATTAGCAGATATCACGGGTAATCGATGAGGTTAGACAATCAATCGAGATCATTCAATTTACAGCGTGATCGTCAACTTAACCGCAAAGAAAAAGGTCGGAGCTGATTAAAGCTCAGACCTGCATGTTTGTTGGTACCCCGCACGGGATTCGAACCCGTGATCTCCACAATTTTTTATGTTCAGAACTTTTTAAGATTACTATATTTCTATTTTGATACGTCTGGAATGCAACAAGATGATATTTACTTTTTACTAGCTATGACTCGCTTTTGGCCACATTTCGTAGAAAATATTCACAAAATCCCGTGTGAACTGAATACTCATAATATTGCTTCTTGAATACGCCTAAAGTTAGATGCATGGCATTTTATGCCGCTTCATGCTCAATAATCCGTGTCATAGGACAGGGACGTTAGATATTCCCTCATGGGTAAACTCGCTCAATTAAACAAATATTTGCATTAATTGTGTGTAATGATTATCTTAATAGCACAATCTACAAAGAACTTTATTGATAGGTAAGGCTTTATGACTTTTTCCAAACCGAAATATAAAAGAAACGAAGTCAGGAGATGCGGGAAAATTCTTGCAAGTGAAAATGGGCTCGATAATAAATATGCATTAGATGTCGCAGACAACTGGCGCTCTTCGCATCTTCAACCCGTAAAAACTTTTCTTCAAATGCTCCAACGTGAATCTTTGAAAATTACCGACG
Protein-coding regions in this window:
- a CDS encoding cupredoxin domain-containing protein, which codes for MLEQETKHSTGLNVERALLVVALMAALFMGAYHFAFVRNQNSFGSTSTAVASTQSASSTGGPIDGSTDGSIGGQTGGSIDGSTDGCCGSGDGGASVKGSTKVANGVQTINVDTSQGVFNPNVIKVKAGVPVVINFSKSDGGCLSGVYMPDFNVNEDLTSGGKTVKLPAMKKGTYTFYCQMRMVSAQIVAE
- a CDS encoding sulfite exporter TauE/SafE family protein; the protein is MNLFFPMLVTGLFTGFHCVMMCGNMVLSYAVKGSEEGTFFQRMKPHFAYHFAKIVSYTLVGLFLGSIGNFISTGARSWVSIVAGFYMILLGLQMTGKFPVLNYLQPKPPKFIMNMLSKLRRKAMKDASEDESSLVTPVSFGLMTGLMPCGPLIAAQVAAAGSGSTISGGLAMLGFGLGTVPVMLAYGAFASVLGVKFKKYMAVGGAIVIILLGGVMMNRGATALGLPVNFNVVKTAVVGKSAVSIDESKFKKGADGVIEVPMVVEGQQYKPSTLVIPADKPVRLIVNRKDANACSKELLFPKLGIRVSLKDNGVTVINLPATAAGDYQMSCQMGMITGTLQVGAAGATKRPVLVYVIGVVFLLLVIVIVLNLRAKTSGDVPSSGKKSSSGKRSPSGKKSSSGKKSPSAKEKDIVIFGFDRLELVFVLAALVLSVALGLAVGGFFG
- a CDS encoding heavy-metal-associated domain-containing protein, which encodes MNNVTLNVGGMHCSSCSMLVTMNLEDLDGVQSVDCNHATGVTQVAFDNDKTNVDAIIKTITESGYTAELAQ
- a CDS encoding copper-translocating P-type ATPase gives rise to the protein MTDKKLHASFGVTGMTCASCAAVIEKVVGKLDGIQNANVNLATEKMSVDFDRSAIDETAIAAAVKKAGYGALLLSDASSTLGASEAGAASAANNEEAGATAVTLGLMGMTCASCSAVIEKVLGRVSGVVSAPVNLASETVTVTFDPRVVSIDALIKTVKKAGYDAVVKVETGSRSADAPEDAQRIAQRKYAEHQQNLLVFALFFAVPAFLVSMVPPFMTAIPTGAAELLARIFGGSWSPAMVQKYIALALSTPVQFYVGAQFYKGFWHALKRRTGNMDTLVAIGTSAAYFYSVAATFVPSLKTEPVFYETAALLLTFVILGKLLEARAKGKTGDAIKKLMGLAAKTARVVRGGEEIDIPVEQVVAGDVVVVRPGEKVPVDGVITQGLSSVDESMLTGESIPVEKSVGDAVIGSTLNKLGSFQFRATKVGADTALAQIIKLVEDAQGSKAPVQRFADRISAIFVPVVVGISLLTFLVWLFVVPNFVDASYYASVTPFVKALLAAVSVIVVACPCALGLATPTAIMVGTGKGAENGILIKSGEALETAYKIKAIVFDKTGTLTYGKPVVTEAESFGDFDRSLFFRLAAALEKSSEHPLAEAIVNHAKELELELPSVENFAAVPGHGVHGVVDGHRVALGNRKLMAEEGIDVGGFATRIELLEGEGKTVMLTAIDGVAAGLIAVADTLKDNSKEAVAQLTKMGVQVYMITGDNRRTAEAIAAQAGIASDHVLAEVLPEYKAREVSKLQEKGLVTAMVGDGINDTPALAQADVGIAMGAGTDVAMETGGIVLIKNDLRDVVTAIELSKRTMRKIHQNFFWALGYNTLGIPIAALGLLRPELAGAAMALSSVSVVTSSLLLRRFKPTLRKVA